One genomic window of Camelina sativa cultivar DH55 chromosome 5, Cs, whole genome shotgun sequence includes the following:
- the LOC104785761 gene encoding uncharacterized protein LOC104785761, which translates to MSSVCGKLDFKDASFEISASSSTQCCSKGSKHTSFTGSEDSQESDGGDETGYIHQTVNEETTDDKDFIKSTLSPNSSDDDEDKDDNLTTTPPVVLIPAIKGSREKHGLSLKKTSVSWAADVYDPPPSIASHTRIKKQQQKPKSKDNHKKTGKKGQKGKDNSSSRGGSSSKDKKKASRKHSCEKFDWVTQMPLVAASS; encoded by the exons ATGAGCTCTGTTTGTGGTAAGTTGGATTTCAAAGATGCAAGCTTTGAGATCTCGGCTTCGAGTTCCACACAATGTTGTTCTAAAGGCTCCAAGCATACCTCGTTTACTGGATCTGAAGATTCTCAGGAGTCTGATGGAGGAGATGAAACTGGTTATATACACCAAACTGTGAATGAAGAAACTACTGATGATAAGGATTTCATCAAATCCACTTTAAGTCCCAactcttctgatgatgatgaagacaagGATGATAACCTTACAACT ACACCACCAGTTGTTCTCATACCAGCCATAAAAGGCAGTCGAGAGAAGCATGGCTTGTCACTGAAGAAGACGAGTGTTTCATGGGCTGCTGATGTGTATGATCCTCCTCCCTCGATAGCCTCCCAcacaagaatcaagaaacagCAGCAGAAACCCAAGAGCAAAGACAACCACAAGAAGACCGGAAAGAAAGGACAGAAGGGCAAAGACAACTCTTCCTCGCGTGGTGGCAGCAGCAGCAAAGACAAGAAGAAAGCTTCTCGCAAACACAGCTGCGAGAAATTTGATTGGGTAACTCAGATGCCTTTAGTTGCAGCATCTTCTTGA
- the LOC104785763 gene encoding histone H2B.8-like: MAPKGAEKKPAGKAPAAEKLPKAEKKISKEVGGGGGSEKKKKKAKKSVETYKIYIFKVLKQVHPDIGISGKAMGIMNSFINDIFEKLAQESSKLARYNKKPTITSREIQTAVRLVLPGELSKHAVSEGTKAVTKFTS; encoded by the coding sequence ATGGCACCGAAAGGAGCGGAGAAGAAACCAGCCGGGAAAGCACCGGCGGCGGAGAAACTACCAAAGGCGGAGAAGAAGATCAGCAAAgaagtaggaggaggaggaggaagcgagaagaagaagaagaaagcgaaGAAGAGCGTGGAGACATACAAGATCTACATCTTCAAGGTACTGAAACAAGTCCATCCAGATATCGGGATCTCTGGGAAAGCTATGGGGATTATGAACAGTTTCATCAACGACATCTTCGAGAAACTCGCTCAGGAATCGTCTAAGCTCGCTAGGTATAACAAGAAGCCGACGATTACGTCTAGGGAGATTCAAACCGCCGTGAGACTTGTCTTGCCTGGTGAACTCTCTAAGCATGCTGTTTCTGAAGGCACCAAGGCGGTTACCAAATTCACCagttaa